One genomic region from Jiangella sp. DSM 45060 encodes:
- a CDS encoding cupin domain-containing protein: MGAGRPGFPGGTAVSHLTVYDWPGDDGLAGGSPHLHTASGEGYVVVGGSGRLETLSAEGVGSHPLTAGTVLWFTPGTVHRLVNDGGLQIVVVMQNAGLPEAGDAVFTFPDEVLADPVQYAAAAALPSGPGSGLAEHAIAAAARARRDLALAGFADLRRRVEVEGPAALSSLYERAGALVAAKVPGWQSTWSRSVRAEVDETGRVLTALAGADASHLHAASVHVGERREQPYRYGMCGRLRTWDVAALVG, translated from the coding sequence ATGGGTGCAGGGCGGCCGGGGTTCCCCGGCGGAACGGCGGTCAGCCATCTCACCGTCTACGACTGGCCCGGTGACGACGGACTGGCCGGCGGGTCGCCGCACCTCCACACGGCGTCGGGCGAGGGGTACGTGGTGGTCGGCGGCAGCGGCCGGCTCGAGACGCTGAGCGCCGAAGGTGTGGGCTCGCACCCGCTGACCGCCGGCACCGTGCTGTGGTTCACGCCGGGGACGGTGCACCGGCTGGTCAACGACGGCGGCCTGCAGATCGTCGTCGTCATGCAGAACGCCGGACTGCCCGAGGCCGGCGACGCCGTCTTCACCTTCCCCGACGAGGTGCTGGCCGATCCCGTGCAGTATGCGGCGGCTGCCGCGCTGCCGTCTGGGCCTGGTTCCGGGCTCGCGGAGCATGCGATCGCCGCCGCGGCCCGGGCCCGCCGCGACCTCGCGCTGGCCGGCTTCGCCGACCTCCGTCGCCGCGTCGAGGTGGAGGGGCCGGCCGCGCTGTCGTCGCTGTACGAGCGGGCCGGTGCGCTGGTCGCGGCCAAGGTGCCCGGCTGGCAGTCGACGTGGTCGCGGTCGGTGCGCGCGGAGGTCGACGAGACCGGCCGCGTGCTGACCGCCCTCGCCGGCGCCGACGCGAGCCACCTTCACGCCGCGTCGGTGCACGTCGGTGAGCGGCGCGAACAGCCCTACCGGTACGGCATGTGCGGCCGGCTGCGCACCTGGGACGTGGCCGCGCTCGTGGGATAA
- a CDS encoding glycerophosphodiester phosphodiesterase family protein produces MRLPRPSLLRTATLATALAVALPVTALSAATVAAPAAAETAETDEPAVILSEDFEGGEIPVGWNPVDGQWSVSDGRLVGVSTSSSQLSRITFGPHLRNFRVEVTARFEQVANAARWTAVGMDIAPDGSTPWWIATMRSGTTAANGLEFAQRTTSDGWNVTNTAAAPHAAGTGRDVRIAVEVHGSRATWIFDGQEVMRTSALQRSEGGVLGLIVNGSTVSFDDLVVTELEEEPVIRPVGPGSTPAVVAHRGYSSVAPENTLAAVESALRSGADYVEVDVASSADGVPIILHDNTLDRTTDGTGALPSVTSDYIEGLDAGSWFSTAFTGQPVPTLHDVLALMKGRAPVLLLEVKGPETYAELEVIVGQLREQGLIEQTLLQSFDVQVLRDVRAIEPELRLGLLRSSLDADPVATARDLGVVSYNPSWTALQTSTDVVADLHEAEIAVMPYTIDDPAQWAILRDLGVDGVITNKPGELVGWNARHVQTVPDEPTVAFAAPADGATLTRGDVLVPAVTSERAESIALTLDGAEVAEGAAIAVDTLAAGEHTLEVTATGVSGTATATTTVTVQPSAAGLVRLATGPDVGRALRDQLLRAIDRSDWIRVASIAEAGVGGEHLPAELAALIAADARAL; encoded by the coding sequence GTGCGCCTACCCAGACCGTCCCTACTCCGGACCGCGACCCTGGCCACCGCTCTTGCCGTCGCTCTGCCGGTCACCGCCCTCAGCGCGGCGACCGTCGCGGCGCCCGCGGCAGCGGAAACGGCCGAGACAGACGAGCCCGCAGTCATCCTCAGCGAGGACTTCGAGGGCGGTGAGATCCCGGTCGGCTGGAACCCCGTCGACGGCCAGTGGTCGGTGTCGGACGGGCGGCTGGTCGGCGTCAGCACGTCGTCGAGCCAGTTGTCGCGCATCACGTTCGGCCCGCACCTGCGCAACTTCCGGGTCGAGGTGACGGCGCGGTTCGAGCAGGTCGCCAACGCCGCCCGGTGGACCGCCGTCGGCATGGACATCGCGCCCGACGGGTCGACGCCGTGGTGGATCGCGACCATGCGCAGCGGCACCACCGCCGCCAACGGGCTCGAGTTCGCCCAGCGCACCACGTCAGACGGCTGGAACGTGACGAACACCGCCGCCGCGCCGCACGCGGCCGGCACGGGCCGGGACGTCCGCATCGCCGTCGAGGTGCACGGCAGCCGGGCCACCTGGATCTTCGACGGCCAGGAGGTCATGCGCACCAGCGCCCTGCAACGCAGCGAGGGCGGCGTGCTCGGCCTGATCGTGAACGGCAGCACCGTATCCTTCGACGACCTCGTCGTCACGGAGCTGGAGGAGGAGCCGGTGATCCGACCGGTCGGACCCGGGTCGACGCCGGCCGTGGTGGCGCACCGCGGCTACTCGTCCGTCGCGCCCGAGAACACCCTCGCCGCGGTGGAGTCCGCGCTGCGCAGCGGCGCCGACTACGTCGAGGTCGACGTCGCGAGCAGCGCCGACGGCGTGCCGATCATCCTGCACGACAACACGCTCGACCGGACGACCGACGGCACCGGCGCGCTGCCGTCCGTGACGTCCGACTACATCGAGGGTCTCGACGCCGGGTCGTGGTTCTCGACGGCGTTCACCGGCCAGCCGGTGCCGACGCTGCACGACGTGCTCGCGCTGATGAAGGGCCGCGCGCCGGTGCTGCTGCTGGAGGTCAAGGGCCCGGAGACGTACGCCGAGCTGGAGGTCATCGTCGGCCAGCTGCGCGAGCAGGGGCTGATCGAGCAGACCCTGCTGCAGAGCTTCGACGTCCAGGTGCTGCGCGACGTGCGGGCGATCGAGCCGGAGCTGCGGCTCGGCCTGCTGCGCTCCAGCCTCGACGCCGACCCGGTCGCGACGGCGCGCGACCTCGGCGTCGTCAGTTACAACCCGTCGTGGACGGCGCTGCAGACCAGCACCGACGTCGTCGCCGACCTGCACGAGGCCGAGATCGCCGTCATGCCGTACACCATCGACGACCCCGCCCAGTGGGCCATCCTGCGCGACCTCGGCGTCGACGGCGTCATCACGAACAAGCCGGGCGAGCTCGTCGGCTGGAACGCGCGGCACGTGCAGACGGTGCCGGACGAGCCCACGGTGGCGTTCGCGGCCCCGGCCGACGGTGCGACGCTGACCCGCGGCGACGTGCTGGTGCCGGCGGTGACGTCGGAGCGGGCCGAGTCGATCGCACTCACGCTGGACGGCGCGGAGGTCGCCGAGGGCGCCGCCATCGCCGTCGACACGCTGGCCGCGGGCGAGCACACGCTCGAGGTGACGGCCACCGGCGTCAGCGGCACCGCCACCGCGACCACCACGGTGACGGTGCAGCCGTCGGCGGCCGGGCTCGTGCGCCTCGCCACCGGACCGGACGTCGGCCGGGCGCTGCGCGACCAGCTGCTGCGCGCCATCGACCGGTCCGACTGGATCCGGGTCGCGTCGATCGCCGAGGCCGGGGTCGGCGGAGAGCACCTGCCGGCCGAACTGGCCGCGCTGATCGCCGCCGACGCACGGGCGCTCTGA
- a CDS encoding M14 family metallopeptidase, translated as MAASRRSSRRLTAAAATLGLGVSLLVTSGAGADDGGELEAYTADVTAQQAAEISADGLDVTAAEPTASGVHMDLVLTEDEVRALRGRGVDVVVKRNADGLSATEAAARQAAAGYTVWRSWDEDGGLRDQLYDLAKDNPQIAKLVVLGKTYEGREIIALKLTQGARGIADGTRPAVLYSSLQHAREWISGEVNRRMLTSLVDGWRANDREVRGLLRRNEYWFVLVANPDGYQYTFDAERLWRKNLRDNDGDGTTTALDGVDPNRNYPEHFRYDEEGSSSLISSDTYRGPEAASEPETQAMLALYDRVDFAFHVNWHSAGEWLLYPEGWQTGTPSADDPIYFALSGNLDTPAIPGWEPGLSSDVLYVTNGETTDFAHAERGTLAWTPELGEGVPGSGFVFPDDEALVQAEFEKVLPFAMDVARSAADPDDPVSHLGLTTKPFYLRSDDTYKAGLPQADFTFDYSYGDPQEVRVLAKRDLGDVTVKYRVDGGPVQSAPTEEWDGGDRYGGGTDVYYRVMSGVVTGTDPGDTVEVWFEGGGQTSDSFTYTAVSESGDEVLVLAAEDYTGASPVQAGGPNHLAAYEEALTANGVGYDVYDVDARGRTAPDALGVLSHYDAVVWYTGDDIVTREPGWAGGNASRLAMDELLEVRDFLNEGGQVLYTGKYAGSQYTQNLGLQAYDPTAANAQCSSSPVVAARCRVLAGSGDLTNDVLQYWLGAYLLVDDAGTTEDGLLDVIGGDEGPFEGLGWGFDPAGNQDHSNSQVVTSGILDPETYPQFDSWVAARWDREGGPFEPHTGDFYVYSQIGDVSFKRLTNTVSVPAGGATLSFWTSYDTEADWDHLFVEAAPAGTDDWTTLPELNGHTTQDIAAEGSCTAGWNALHPQLEHYQTVVDGDTCLPTGTTGEWNAASGNSGGWQQWSIDLSAYAGGDVELSISYASDWAVQGLGVFVDDITVSTGDGDTSFETDLGGWEVPGPPEGSAPNANDFVRTTAGGFPEAAVTATPGTLYAGFGLEGIEDAAERAAVMERALKHLLD; from the coding sequence ATGGCCGCATCTCGTCGTAGCTCCCGCCGTCTCACCGCCGCTGCCGCCACCCTCGGGCTCGGCGTCTCGCTGCTGGTCACCAGCGGTGCGGGCGCCGACGACGGCGGCGAACTCGAGGCCTACACCGCCGACGTCACCGCCCAGCAGGCGGCCGAGATCAGCGCCGACGGCCTCGACGTCACCGCCGCCGAGCCGACCGCGTCCGGCGTCCACATGGACCTGGTGCTCACCGAGGACGAGGTGCGGGCGCTGCGCGGCCGCGGCGTCGACGTCGTGGTGAAGCGCAACGCCGACGGGCTGAGCGCCACCGAGGCGGCGGCCCGGCAGGCGGCCGCCGGGTACACCGTCTGGCGGTCCTGGGACGAGGACGGCGGGCTGCGCGACCAGTTGTACGACCTGGCGAAGGACAACCCGCAGATCGCCAAGCTGGTCGTGCTCGGCAAGACGTACGAGGGCCGCGAGATCATCGCGCTCAAGCTGACCCAGGGTGCCCGCGGCATCGCCGACGGCACCCGTCCGGCGGTGCTGTACAGCTCGCTGCAGCACGCCCGTGAGTGGATCTCCGGCGAGGTCAACCGCCGGATGCTGACCAGCCTGGTAGACGGCTGGCGGGCCAACGACCGCGAGGTGCGCGGCCTGCTGCGGCGCAACGAGTACTGGTTCGTGCTGGTGGCCAACCCGGACGGCTACCAGTACACGTTCGACGCCGAGCGGCTGTGGCGGAAGAACCTGCGCGACAACGACGGCGACGGCACCACCACGGCGCTCGACGGCGTCGACCCGAACCGCAACTACCCCGAGCACTTCCGCTACGACGAGGAGGGTTCGTCGTCGCTGATCTCCAGCGACACCTACCGCGGGCCGGAGGCCGCCTCCGAGCCGGAGACGCAGGCGATGCTCGCGCTCTACGACCGCGTCGACTTCGCCTTCCACGTGAACTGGCACTCGGCCGGCGAGTGGCTGCTGTACCCCGAGGGCTGGCAGACCGGCACCCCGAGCGCGGACGACCCGATCTACTTCGCGCTGTCGGGCAACCTGGACACCCCGGCGATCCCCGGCTGGGAACCGGGCCTGTCGTCGGACGTCCTGTACGTGACCAACGGCGAGACCACCGACTTCGCGCACGCCGAGCGCGGCACCCTCGCGTGGACGCCCGAACTGGGCGAGGGCGTCCCCGGCAGCGGGTTCGTCTTCCCCGACGACGAGGCGCTGGTGCAGGCCGAGTTCGAGAAGGTGCTGCCGTTCGCCATGGACGTCGCGAGGTCCGCGGCCGACCCGGACGACCCGGTGTCGCACCTGGGCCTCACGACGAAGCCGTTCTACCTGCGCAGCGACGACACCTACAAGGCCGGGCTGCCGCAGGCGGACTTCACCTTCGACTACTCCTACGGCGACCCGCAGGAGGTGCGGGTGCTGGCCAAGCGCGACCTCGGCGACGTCACGGTGAAGTACCGCGTCGACGGCGGCCCGGTCCAGAGCGCGCCCACCGAGGAGTGGGACGGCGGCGACCGCTACGGCGGCGGCACCGACGTCTACTACCGGGTGATGAGCGGCGTCGTCACCGGCACCGACCCCGGCGACACCGTCGAGGTGTGGTTCGAGGGCGGCGGGCAGACCAGCGACTCGTTCACCTACACGGCGGTCTCGGAGTCCGGCGACGAGGTGCTGGTGCTGGCCGCGGAGGACTACACCGGCGCCTCGCCGGTGCAGGCCGGCGGGCCGAACCATCTGGCCGCCTACGAGGAGGCGCTGACGGCGAACGGCGTCGGGTACGACGTGTACGACGTCGACGCCCGCGGCCGGACGGCGCCGGACGCCCTGGGCGTGCTGTCGCACTACGACGCCGTCGTCTGGTACACCGGCGACGACATCGTCACCCGCGAGCCGGGCTGGGCCGGCGGCAACGCGTCGCGGCTGGCCATGGACGAGCTGCTGGAGGTCCGCGACTTCCTCAACGAGGGCGGCCAGGTGCTCTACACCGGCAAGTACGCCGGCAGCCAGTACACCCAGAACCTCGGGCTGCAGGCCTACGACCCGACGGCGGCGAACGCGCAGTGCTCCTCCTCGCCCGTGGTCGCGGCGCGCTGCCGGGTGCTGGCCGGCTCCGGCGACCTCACCAACGACGTGCTGCAGTACTGGCTCGGCGCCTACCTCCTGGTGGACGACGCCGGCACCACCGAGGACGGCCTGCTCGACGTCATCGGCGGCGACGAGGGCCCGTTCGAGGGTCTGGGCTGGGGATTCGACCCGGCCGGGAACCAGGACCACAGCAACTCGCAGGTCGTCACCAGCGGCATCCTCGACCCGGAGACGTACCCGCAGTTCGACAGCTGGGTCGCGGCGCGCTGGGACCGCGAGGGCGGCCCGTTCGAGCCGCACACCGGCGACTTCTACGTCTACTCGCAGATCGGCGACGTCTCGTTCAAGCGGCTGACCAACACGGTGTCGGTTCCCGCGGGCGGCGCGACGCTGTCCTTCTGGACGTCGTACGACACCGAGGCCGACTGGGACCACCTGTTCGTCGAGGCTGCACCCGCCGGCACCGACGACTGGACGACGTTGCCCGAGCTGAACGGGCACACCACACAGGACATCGCCGCCGAAGGCAGCTGCACGGCCGGATGGAACGCCCTGCACCCCCAGCTGGAGCACTACCAGACCGTCGTCGACGGCGACACCTGCCTGCCGACCGGCACGACCGGCGAGTGGAACGCCGCGTCGGGCAACTCCGGCGGCTGGCAGCAGTGGTCGATCGACCTGTCCGCCTACGCCGGCGGCGACGTCGAGCTGTCCATCAGCTACGCCAGCGACTGGGCGGTCCAGGGCCTGGGCGTCTTCGTCGACGACATCACCGTCAGCACCGGCGACGGCGACACGTCGTTCGAGACCGATCTCGGCGGCTGGGAGGTGCCCGGCCCGCCCGAGGGGAGCGCGCCCAACGCCAACGACTTCGTCCGCACCACGGCCGGCGGCTTCCCGGAGGCGGCCGTGACGGCGACGCCCGGCACGCTCTACGCCGGGTTCGGCCTGGAGGGCATCGAGGACGCGGCCGAGCGAGCCGCCGTCATGGAGCGGGCGCTGAAGCACCTGCTCGACTGA
- a CDS encoding DUF2203 domain-containing protein, whose translation MSDVYTAAEARAVLDRLRPTLDALIEVRADLAELGSAVQSGAPSALGGLPELKAAQARLDELLSAVVASGVEVKGIAPVLLDFPSVLDDEPVLLCWLEGDAELAWYHRADLGFAGRRRLPPSS comes from the coding sequence ATGAGCGACGTCTACACCGCCGCCGAGGCACGCGCCGTGCTGGACCGGTTGCGTCCGACCCTCGACGCTCTGATCGAGGTCCGCGCCGACCTCGCCGAGCTGGGCTCCGCCGTCCAGAGCGGTGCGCCGTCCGCGCTGGGCGGGCTGCCGGAGCTGAAGGCCGCGCAGGCCCGCCTCGACGAACTGCTCTCCGCGGTCGTCGCGTCCGGCGTCGAGGTCAAGGGCATCGCGCCGGTGCTGCTGGACTTCCCGTCCGTCCTCGACGACGAGCCGGTGCTGCTGTGCTGGCTGGAGGGCGACGCCGAGCTGGCCTGGTACCACCGCGCCGATCTCGGCTTCGCCGGGCGCCGCCGCCTCCCGCCGTCCTCCTAG
- a CDS encoding (2Fe-2S)-binding protein codes for MTRITMTVDGVRYDDDVEPRTLLVQHLRDRLGKVGTVVGCDTSNCGACTVLLSGTSVKSCSVLAVQADGADVTTIEGLAGADGELHPVQAAFHEQHGLQCGFCTPGMIMASVDLLTENPDPTDDEIREGLEGNLCRCTGYQNIVRAVHAAAESMRTSVPSTPESAEAAEGVTT; via the coding sequence ATGACCAGAATCACCATGACGGTCGACGGCGTCCGGTACGACGACGACGTCGAGCCACGCACGCTGCTCGTCCAGCACCTGCGCGACCGGCTCGGCAAGGTCGGCACCGTGGTCGGTTGCGACACCAGCAACTGCGGCGCCTGCACCGTCCTGCTGTCCGGCACCAGCGTCAAGAGTTGCTCCGTCCTCGCCGTCCAGGCCGACGGCGCCGACGTCACCACCATCGAGGGCCTGGCCGGCGCCGACGGCGAGCTGCATCCCGTCCAGGCGGCCTTCCACGAGCAGCACGGCCTGCAGTGCGGGTTCTGCACACCGGGCATGATCATGGCCTCGGTCGACCTGCTCACCGAGAACCCCGACCCCACCGACGACGAGATCCGCGAGGGCCTCGAGGGCAACCTGTGCCGCTGCACCGGCTACCAGAACATCGTCCGGGCGGTCCACGCGGCGGCCGAGTCCATGCGCACCAGCGTGCCGTCGACGCCGGAGAGCGCCGAGGCGGCCGAGGGGGTGACGACGTGA